The following are encoded in a window of Fictibacillus halophilus genomic DNA:
- the clpC gene encoding ATP-dependent protease ATP-binding subunit ClpC, with translation MMFGRFTERAQKVLALAQEEAIRLGHNNVGTEHILLGLIREGEGIAAKALQVLGLGPEKIQKEVETLIGRGQEAVQTIHYTPRAKKVIELSMDEARKLGHSYVGTEHILLGLIREGEGVAARVLNNLGVSLNKARQQVLQLLGSNESSSSHRGSSASANTPTLDSLARDLTAIAREGTLDPVIGRAKEIQRVIEVLSRRTKNNPVLIGEPGVGKTAIAEGLAQQIINNEVPETLRDKRVMTLDMGTVVAGTKYRGEFEDRLKKVMDEIRQAGNIILFIDELHTLIGAGGAEGAIDASNILKPALARGELQCIGATTLDEYRKYIEKDAALERRFQPITVNEPTKDESIQILQGLRDRYEAHHRVTITDEAIEASVQLSDRYISDRFLPDKAIDLIDEAASKVRLRSYTAPPNLKELEQKLEEVRKEKDAAVQSQEFEKAASLRDSEQRLREELEKTKDVWKEKQGKENTEVTPEDIAQVVSSWTGVPVSKLAEEETERLLKMEEILHDRVIGQSEAVTAISKAIRRARAGLKDPKRPIGSFIFLGPTGVGKTELARAVAETLFGDEDAIIRIDMSEYMEKHTTSRLVGSPPGYVGHEEGGQLTEKVRRKPYSVILLDEIEKAHPEVFNILLQVLEDGRLTDSKGRTVDFRNTVVIMTSNVGASTLKRNRSLGFAVHNEGQKYNDMKSKVMDELKRAFRPEFLNRIDEIIVFHSLEKEHLLRIVSLMAASLKQRLSDQGIEIELTQAALEKITEEGYDPDYGARPLRRALQRKIEDRLSEELLRGNINKGQTVKIDVEENDFVVQTV, from the coding sequence ATGATGTTTGGTCGTTTTACAGAGAGAGCACAAAAAGTTTTAGCTTTAGCACAAGAAGAAGCAATTCGATTAGGTCATAATAACGTGGGAACAGAACATATCCTACTGGGATTAATCCGTGAGGGAGAAGGAATTGCAGCGAAAGCTCTTCAAGTTCTTGGTCTAGGGCCAGAAAAGATTCAAAAAGAAGTGGAAACATTGATCGGCCGCGGTCAGGAAGCTGTTCAAACGATTCACTATACCCCTCGTGCTAAAAAAGTGATCGAACTTTCCATGGATGAGGCTCGTAAACTCGGACATTCATACGTGGGAACAGAACATATTCTATTAGGCTTGATCCGTGAAGGAGAAGGTGTTGCAGCTCGTGTTCTAAACAACCTTGGTGTCAGCCTTAACAAAGCGCGTCAGCAAGTGCTGCAGTTACTAGGAAGCAATGAATCTTCTTCAAGTCATAGAGGTTCATCTGCGAGTGCTAACACACCAACGTTAGACAGCTTAGCACGTGATCTTACGGCGATTGCTCGTGAAGGTACATTAGACCCTGTAATCGGGCGTGCTAAAGAAATTCAGCGTGTTATCGAGGTTCTAAGCCGTCGTACGAAGAACAACCCAGTTTTGATTGGGGAACCAGGTGTTGGTAAAACAGCTATCGCAGAAGGTCTAGCTCAGCAGATCATTAATAACGAAGTGCCAGAAACACTTCGTGATAAGCGTGTTATGACGCTTGATATGGGTACAGTTGTAGCAGGAACGAAGTACAGAGGTGAATTTGAAGATCGTCTGAAAAAAGTAATGGATGAGATCCGACAGGCAGGGAATATCATTCTATTCATCGATGAACTTCATACGCTGATTGGTGCAGGTGGAGCAGAAGGTGCGATTGATGCATCCAACATTCTGAAGCCAGCTCTTGCTCGCGGCGAGCTTCAATGTATCGGTGCTACAACACTTGATGAATACAGAAAATATATTGAAAAAGATGCAGCGCTTGAGCGTCGTTTCCAGCCAATCACGGTTAACGAGCCAACAAAGGATGAAAGTATTCAAATTCTTCAAGGACTGCGCGATCGGTATGAAGCTCACCACCGTGTGACGATTACGGATGAAGCGATTGAAGCGTCTGTTCAGTTATCTGATCGATACATTTCAGATCGTTTCTTACCAGATAAAGCGATCGATCTCATTGATGAAGCGGCGTCAAAAGTTCGTCTTCGTTCTTATACAGCACCGCCAAATTTAAAAGAGCTTGAGCAAAAGCTAGAGGAAGTTCGTAAGGAGAAGGATGCGGCTGTTCAAAGTCAAGAATTTGAAAAAGCAGCTTCACTTCGAGATTCTGAACAACGCCTTCGCGAAGAGTTAGAAAAAACGAAGGATGTTTGGAAAGAGAAGCAAGGTAAAGAAAACACAGAAGTAACGCCAGAAGATATCGCACAAGTTGTATCCTCTTGGACGGGAGTTCCAGTTTCTAAGCTTGCTGAAGAAGAAACAGAACGCCTTCTGAAGATGGAAGAGATTCTGCATGATCGTGTTATCGGTCAGTCTGAGGCGGTTACGGCAATTTCTAAAGCGATCCGAAGAGCACGTGCTGGACTCAAAGATCCGAAGCGTCCGATCGGCTCGTTCATCTTCTTAGGACCAACAGGTGTAGGTAAAACGGAGCTTGCAAGAGCTGTTGCCGAAACACTATTTGGTGATGAAGATGCGATTATCCGTATCGATATGTCTGAATACATGGAGAAGCATACAACATCCCGTCTCGTTGGTTCGCCTCCAGGCTATGTTGGACACGAAGAGGGCGGCCAGTTAACAGAGAAAGTAAGAAGAAAGCCTTACTCTGTTATCTTGCTTGATGAGATCGAAAAAGCGCATCCGGAAGTATTCAACATCTTGCTTCAAGTGCTAGAAGATGGTCGTCTTACTGATTCTAAGGGACGTACGGTCGATTTCCGCAACACAGTTGTAATCATGACTTCAAACGTAGGAGCGAGCACGCTTAAGCGTAACCGTTCACTAGGGTTTGCTGTTCATAACGAAGGTCAAAAGTACAACGATATGAAGTCTAAAGTAATGGATGAACTAAAGCGTGCATTCCGTCCAGAGTTCTTGAACCGTATTGATGAGATCATCGTGTTCCATTCTCTAGAAAAAGAGCACTTGCTAAGAATCGTTAGCCTGATGGCCGCATCACTGAAACAACGTTTAAGTGATCAAGGTATCGAGATCGAGTTGACTCAAGCTGCTCTCGAGAAGATTACAGAAGAAGGATACGATCCAGATTACGGAGCTCGTCCATTGCGTCGTGCCCTACAGCGTAAGATTGAAGATCGATTATCTGAAGAGCTTTTAAGAGGAAATATCAACAAAGGGCAGACCGTTAAGATCGATGTGGAAGAGAACGATTTTGTCGTTCAAACGGTCTAA
- a CDS encoding protein arginine kinase, which yields MSLERFISDAISPWMKREGPESDIVLSSRVRLARNIHQYVFPIAADKESAHEVISAISTCMVEDNEEAEKLEMLMMEELKPVQKRVLVEKHLISPNLAEQAKYGAVLMNADESVSIMVNEEDHIRIQCLAPGFQLEEVLHRANEIDDSIEKNVDYAFDEKRGYLTSCPTNVGTGLRASVMMHLPALVLSKKMSRIIPAINQLGLAVRGIYGEGTEAQGNIFQISNQMTLGKSEEDIMEDLAGVVMQVIQQERAARKQLQDGLKLQLEDKLFRSLGTLENCRIIQSKEAAKCLSDVRLGIDLEILPGISKTILNELMILTQPGFLQQYAGEVLTPEERDIRRATLIRERIKLENR from the coding sequence ATGTCTTTGGAACGATTTATCAGTGACGCGATCAGTCCCTGGATGAAACGGGAGGGGCCAGAATCGGATATAGTTCTTTCGAGCCGTGTCCGACTTGCAAGGAATATTCATCAATATGTTTTTCCCATCGCAGCAGATAAAGAATCGGCTCATGAAGTCATATCAGCGATCTCAACTTGTATGGTCGAAGATAATGAAGAAGCAGAAAAGCTGGAAATGCTGATGATGGAGGAGTTAAAACCTGTTCAAAAACGGGTACTTGTTGAGAAACATCTGATTAGTCCCAATTTAGCAGAGCAAGCGAAGTACGGTGCGGTTCTCATGAATGCAGATGAATCAGTGAGCATCATGGTGAACGAAGAAGATCATATACGCATCCAATGTTTAGCACCAGGCTTTCAACTAGAAGAAGTGCTTCATCGGGCGAATGAGATCGATGATTCCATTGAAAAAAACGTTGATTATGCGTTTGATGAAAAAAGAGGATATTTAACAAGCTGTCCGACGAATGTAGGAACTGGACTTCGAGCCTCTGTCATGATGCATCTTCCAGCGCTCGTACTCTCAAAAAAGATGAGTCGTATCATCCCAGCAATCAATCAGCTAGGGTTAGCGGTGAGAGGCATATATGGAGAAGGTACCGAGGCACAAGGAAACATTTTTCAAATTTCAAACCAGATGACACTGGGCAAGTCGGAAGAGGATATTATGGAAGATCTCGCAGGTGTCGTCATGCAGGTCATCCAACAAGAACGAGCAGCTCGCAAACAGCTGCAGGATGGATTGAAATTACAGCTTGAAGACAAGTTATTCCGTTCATTAGGAACGTTAGAGAACTGCAGGATTATCCAGTCAAAAGAAGCTGCCAAATGTTTATCAGATGTGCGGCTTGGTATTGATTTAGAGATTTTACCTGGGATTTCAAAAACGATACTAAATGAACTTATGATACTTACACAACCAGGTTTTCTTCAACAATATGCAGGTGAAGTTCTAACTCCAGAAGAACGTGACATAAGAAGAGCCACTTTAATCAGAGAAAGAATAAAATTGGAAAACCGATAA
- a CDS encoding UvrB/UvrC motif-containing protein — protein MNCEECHEREASLHFTKIINGEKTEFHICEHCAKEKGEFLPGSNSFSIHQLLSGLLHGDGHVPNTPSSNFIPPSLTCEKCGMSYYQFAKIGRFGCENCYKAFDSKLNPIFKRVHGGNTLHAGKIPLRAGSSIQEKKQLQQLKQALQQYILNEEFEKAAETRDVIREIEHRLQQGRDT, from the coding sequence ATGAATTGTGAAGAGTGCCATGAACGTGAAGCTTCATTGCATTTTACCAAAATCATAAATGGAGAAAAAACCGAATTTCACATTTGTGAACATTGTGCCAAAGAAAAAGGAGAATTCTTGCCGGGGTCGAATTCTTTCTCCATTCACCAATTGCTTTCTGGTCTTTTACACGGTGATGGACATGTCCCGAACACACCATCATCCAACTTCATTCCGCCCTCATTAACCTGTGAAAAATGCGGAATGAGTTATTATCAGTTTGCGAAGATCGGCCGCTTTGGGTGTGAGAATTGCTACAAGGCATTTGATTCAAAGCTTAATCCGATTTTTAAAAGAGTTCATGGTGGTAATACCTTGCATGCAGGGAAGATTCCACTCCGTGCAGGAAGCAGTATTCAAGAAAAAAAGCAGCTTCAGCAATTAAAGCAAGCTTTGCAGCAGTATATATTAAATGAGGAATTTGAAAAAGCTGCTGAAACAAGGGATGTCATCAGAGAGATCGAGCACCGCTTACAACAGGGGAGGGATACGTAA
- a CDS encoding CtsR family transcriptional regulator, giving the protein MRNISDVIENYLKQILSSSNDPSIEIKRTDIAERFQCVPSQINYVINTRFTIEKGFVVESKRGGGGYIRIMKVRTESSAHLIDHLTTLIGERISQGNAENVIKRLMEETIVSEREARLMLSVMDRSILKLNLPERDELRAELLKAMIKTLKYRTT; this is encoded by the coding sequence ATGAGGAATATTTCAGATGTAATTGAAAATTACTTAAAGCAAATTCTCTCAAGCTCTAATGATCCGTCCATTGAAATTAAGCGGACGGATATTGCTGAAAGGTTTCAATGCGTGCCTTCTCAAATAAACTACGTTATTAACACGAGATTTACGATTGAAAAAGGGTTCGTAGTGGAAAGTAAAAGAGGTGGAGGAGGTTATATTCGGATTATGAAAGTCCGTACCGAAAGCTCCGCTCACTTAATTGATCACTTAACCACCTTGATTGGTGAAAGGATATCGCAAGGCAACGCAGAAAATGTAATAAAGAGACTTATGGAAGAAACGATCGTTTCAGAACGAGAAGCAAGACTTATGCTGAGTGTGATGGACAGATCTATTTTAAAGCTTAACCTTCCAGAACGAGACGAATTACGAGCAGAATTATTAAAAGCTATGATAAAAACGTTAAAATATCGAACCACATAG